A stretch of the Chroogloeocystis siderophila 5.2 s.c.1 genome encodes the following:
- a CDS encoding alpha/beta fold hydrolase, which yields MTATLSFTATKTWTWRGFPICYQTQGTTGPAVVLIHGFGASWWHWRKNIPVLAETCRVYAIDLIGFGGSAKPEPTEKMHYTFETWGQQIADFCREVVGEPAFLVGNSIGCIAVMQAVVDHPDIARSIALLNCSLRLLHDRKRATLPWYRRFGAPLVQRILAVKPIGNFFFNQIAKPKTVRKILLQAYANAEVVTDELVDILMAPAKDPGAVAVFLAFTAYSSGPLPEDLLPQLPCPAIMLWGTADPWEPFELGKQLANYPQVKAFIPIEGVGHCPQDEAPEKVNPILQEWIAQQI from the coding sequence ATGACTGCTACTTTATCCTTCACCGCGACGAAAACTTGGACTTGGCGAGGATTTCCGATTTGCTATCAAACGCAAGGCACAACAGGACCTGCGGTTGTGTTAATTCATGGTTTTGGTGCTTCTTGGTGGCATTGGCGCAAAAACATTCCCGTACTTGCTGAAACTTGCCGTGTCTATGCGATTGATTTGATTGGCTTTGGTGGTTCTGCCAAACCGGAACCCACAGAAAAAATGCACTACACGTTTGAAACGTGGGGACAGCAAATTGCCGATTTTTGCCGCGAGGTTGTGGGCGAACCCGCGTTTTTAGTGGGAAATTCGATTGGTTGTATCGCGGTGATGCAAGCCGTTGTCGATCATCCTGATATTGCGAGAAGTATTGCACTGTTAAACTGTTCGTTGCGACTGCTTCACGATCGCAAACGGGCAACCTTACCTTGGTATCGCCGTTTTGGTGCGCCCCTGGTGCAACGAATCCTCGCCGTCAAACCGATTGGCAACTTTTTCTTCAATCAGATTGCCAAGCCAAAAACCGTCCGCAAGATTTTGCTGCAGGCGTACGCGAATGCGGAAGTGGTGACAGATGAACTCGTTGATATTTTGATGGCACCAGCCAAAGATCCAGGTGCTGTCGCCGTCTTTTTAGCTTTCACGGCGTATTCTTCCGGACCATTACCCGAAGATTTGTTACCACAGCTACCATGTCCAGCAATTATGTTGTGGGGAACTGCCGATCCGTGGGAACCATTTGAATTGGGTAAACAATTAGCGAACTACCCACAAGTAAAAGCGTTTATTCCCAT
- the speB gene encoding agmatinase produces the protein MLAQTSTAVTPFLGADVAADYAAAQVVILPIPYEATTTYRRGCETGPDAILAASQQVEYYDEELDWETGLDVGIYTHPAIADTRSGAITSEEMLQVTKETVFKLVRDGKFVISLGGEHSITTGIVEAYRQAYPDESFTVVQIDAHGDLRHEYEGSIHNHACVMRRIVDMKLPTVQIGIRAICKEEADLIKEKNLTVLRAREIAAQPNWIENAIAAIPTEKVFLTIDLDGIDPTLIPGVGTPEPGGLNWYALTTFLRGVFDKHQVIGCDVMELAPVTDSVVSEFTAAKLVYKLIGYHAKGSEVRSEERVTR, from the coding sequence ATGCTGGCTCAAACTTCTACAGCGGTTACACCTTTCTTGGGCGCAGACGTTGCGGCAGATTATGCTGCGGCGCAGGTTGTTATTTTACCAATTCCCTACGAAGCAACAACAACGTATCGGCGTGGCTGTGAAACCGGGCCTGATGCAATTCTCGCAGCCTCGCAGCAAGTGGAATACTATGATGAGGAACTCGACTGGGAAACGGGACTTGATGTAGGTATCTACACGCATCCGGCGATCGCGGATACTAGAAGCGGAGCTATTACCTCCGAGGAAATGTTGCAAGTTACCAAAGAAACTGTTTTCAAGCTCGTGCGAGATGGCAAATTTGTCATTTCTTTAGGCGGCGAACACAGTATTACCACAGGCATTGTGGAGGCGTACCGCCAAGCGTATCCAGATGAATCATTTACCGTTGTGCAAATTGACGCGCATGGAGATTTGCGCCACGAGTATGAAGGCTCGATTCATAACCATGCTTGCGTGATGCGGCGGATTGTTGATATGAAATTACCAACGGTTCAAATTGGCATTCGCGCGATTTGTAAAGAAGAAGCTGACTTAATTAAAGAAAAAAATCTTACCGTGTTGCGCGCGCGAGAAATTGCTGCACAACCGAATTGGATCGAAAATGCGATCGCCGCAATTCCCACAGAAAAGGTATTTCTGACGATTGACTTAGATGGCATCGACCCCACACTGATTCCCGGTGTTGGAACTCCTGAACCTGGTGGTTTGAATTGGTACGCACTGACAACATTTCTGCGTGGCGTCTTTGACAAACATCAAGTCATTGGCTGTGATGTGATGGAATTAGCCCCAGTGACTGATTCGGTCGTTTCAGAATTTACCGCCGCTAAGCTTGTTTACAAACTGATTGGTTATCACGCAAAGGGATCAGAGGTGAGGAGCGAGGAGCGAGTAACAAGATAG
- the pyrH gene encoding UMP kinase: MGKPYRRILLKLSGEALMGDLGYGIDPTIVQEIAAEVAEVVNSGVQVAIVVGGGNIFRGIKASAAGMDRATADYIGMIATVMNALTLQDALEQMEVQTRVQTAIAMQEVAEPYIRRRAIRHLEKGRVVIFGAGSGNPFFTTDTTAALRAAEIDAEVIFKATKVDGVYDSDPHKNPDAKRYQTLNYVHVLTQDLRVMDSTAIALCKENNIPILVFDLSVRGNIRRAVTGESIGTLVGGFCEVS; the protein is encoded by the coding sequence ATGGGAAAACCTTACCGGCGGATTTTACTAAAACTGAGCGGTGAAGCCTTGATGGGCGACCTGGGCTATGGGATCGACCCGACCATCGTTCAAGAAATTGCGGCAGAAGTCGCAGAAGTAGTAAATAGTGGCGTACAAGTAGCTATTGTAGTAGGTGGTGGCAACATCTTTCGTGGCATCAAAGCGTCAGCTGCTGGAATGGATAGGGCAACTGCCGACTACATTGGTATGATTGCAACTGTGATGAATGCGCTCACGCTCCAAGATGCTTTGGAACAGATGGAAGTGCAAACACGCGTGCAAACTGCGATCGCCATGCAAGAAGTAGCGGAACCGTATATCCGACGTCGAGCAATTCGCCATCTCGAAAAAGGGCGAGTGGTGATTTTTGGTGCGGGTTCGGGAAATCCGTTCTTCACAACCGATACAACAGCAGCACTAAGAGCCGCTGAAATTGACGCTGAGGTGATTTTTAAAGCCACCAAAGTTGATGGAGTATACGATTCCGATCCCCATAAAAATCCTGATGCTAAACGCTATCAAACGCTTAACTATGTCCACGTTTTGACTCAGGATCTGCGGGTGATGGATAGTACCGCGATCGCTTTATGTAAAGAAAACAATATTCCGATTCTTGTCTTTGACCTGTCGGTACGGGGTAACATCCGCCGCGCGGTGACAGGAGAATCGATCGGAACCCTTGTGGGAGGTTTCTGTGAAGTTAGCTGA
- the frr gene encoding ribosome recycling factor, whose protein sequence is MKLAEAESTMQKAVEATQRAFNTIRTGRANASLLDRVMVEYYGTPTALKSLANISTPDATTITIQPYDRSSLNLIEKAISMSDVGLTPNNDGSMIRLNIPPLTSDRRKELVKLAAKYAEEGRVSIRNIRRDALDTIRKQEKNSEISEDEAQDLQDKLQKLTNKYTSKIDELLTEKEKDITTV, encoded by the coding sequence GTGAAGTTAGCTGAAGCTGAGAGTACGATGCAAAAAGCCGTTGAAGCAACGCAACGCGCTTTTAATACAATCCGCACTGGTCGCGCTAATGCGAGTTTACTTGACCGCGTGATGGTGGAATACTACGGTACTCCCACCGCGCTCAAATCACTGGCGAATATTAGTACGCCTGATGCTACAACAATTACGATTCAACCGTATGACCGTAGCAGTCTCAATCTGATTGAAAAGGCGATTTCGATGTCGGATGTCGGGTTAACTCCGAACAATGACGGCTCAATGATTCGTCTAAACATTCCGCCACTCACGAGCGATCGCCGTAAAGAACTGGTGAAACTCGCCGCGAAGTATGCGGAAGAAGGACGCGTTTCGATTCGGAATATTCGCCGCGATGCTCTTGATACCATCCGCAAACAAGAGAAAAACAGCGAAATTTCAGAAGATGAAGCGCAAGACCTTCAAGATAAACTGCAAAAATTGACGAACAAATACACCAGCAAAATAGATGAATTACTAACAGAAAAAGAGAAAGATATCACAACTGTTTAA
- a CDS encoding geranylgeranyl reductase family protein, giving the protein MYDCIIVGAGPAGGTAAYHLAKRGHSVLVLEKESLPRYKPCGGGVSPAIAKWFDFDFSPAISTKVNTIRYTWKMGDPVQAKLQTPEPMWMVRRDVFDHFLVQQAQKQGAELRDNTEVKGIQFKSDHWQVDTVNGSVTGRYIIAADGAKGPMAKWLGFKDRKRRLAGALEAEAPAKVEDGHIAHFEFGMVKNGYIWNFPKADGYSIGVGTFIGGEPQDFKGILSEYGNLFGLDIKTCKQYGHALCLWNGNQKLHTQNAVLAGEAACVVDPLTAEGIRPSIFSGVKAAEAIDQAIAGDINALECYSQAISDEWGADMAWAQKLAGVFYRVPGIGYKVGVKRPTATQRMGQILCGEMSYGDVAGRALKRLSGSLIPGMGG; this is encoded by the coding sequence ATGTACGATTGCATAATTGTCGGTGCCGGACCTGCTGGCGGTACAGCAGCCTATCATTTAGCTAAACGAGGACATTCAGTATTAGTTTTAGAGAAAGAATCGCTGCCACGCTACAAGCCTTGTGGAGGTGGAGTTTCACCCGCGATCGCCAAATGGTTTGACTTTGATTTTTCGCCAGCAATTTCCACAAAGGTCAACACCATTCGCTACACCTGGAAAATGGGCGATCCAGTGCAAGCCAAATTGCAAACACCCGAACCGATGTGGATGGTACGGCGCGACGTATTTGACCACTTCCTAGTGCAGCAAGCACAAAAACAAGGAGCCGAACTGCGCGACAACACCGAAGTGAAAGGAATTCAGTTTAAAAGCGATCATTGGCAAGTTGATACGGTTAATGGTTCTGTCACAGGTCGTTATATTATCGCCGCAGATGGTGCGAAAGGACCAATGGCGAAGTGGTTAGGGTTTAAAGACCGCAAACGCCGTTTAGCAGGCGCATTAGAAGCCGAAGCCCCCGCTAAGGTAGAAGATGGCCATATTGCCCATTTCGAGTTTGGGATGGTCAAAAATGGCTACATTTGGAACTTCCCGAAAGCCGACGGTTACTCAATTGGCGTCGGGACATTTATTGGCGGCGAACCTCAAGATTTTAAAGGCATTTTGAGCGAGTACGGTAACTTATTCGGCTTGGATATCAAAACCTGCAAGCAATACGGTCACGCGCTGTGTTTGTGGAATGGCAATCAAAAGCTACATACTCAAAACGCCGTATTAGCAGGCGAAGCCGCGTGTGTCGTCGATCCGTTAACCGCCGAAGGCATTCGCCCATCGATCTTTAGTGGCGTCAAAGCCGCAGAAGCAATCGATCAGGCGATCGCGGGTGACATTAATGCCCTAGAGTGCTACTCGCAAGCCATCAGCGACGAGTGGGGTGCTGATATGGCGTGGGCGCAAAAACTAGCCGGAGTCTTCTACCGCGTTCCTGGTATTGGTTACAAAGTCGGCGTGAAACGCCCCACAGCAACACAACGCATGGGTCAAATCCTGTGTGGGGAAATGAGCTATGGTGATGTCGCGGGTCGCGCCCTCAAGCGCCTCAGTGGTAGCTTAATCCCAGGAATGGGAGGATAA
- a CDS encoding carbonic anhydrase translates to MKKLIQGIHSFQTNYVSTHREMFELLSQGQHPRILFITCSDSRIDPNLITQAEPGEMFIIRNAGNIIPPYGATNGGECAAVEYAIHALGIKEVIVCGHSHCGAMKGLLKLDKLEEEMPSVYQWLKHAEATRRMMKENYQDYEGEKLLQATVEENILTQLENLRTYPVIHSRLHSGQIHLHGWVYHIETGEVLEYDPVRRQFVAPETRLPRAAWLTPEQQQRIYQGSGASAKGNGKG, encoded by the coding sequence ATGAAAAAGCTGATTCAGGGTATTCATTCGTTTCAAACCAATTATGTGAGTACCCACCGCGAGATGTTCGAGTTGCTGTCGCAAGGTCAGCATCCACGAATTTTATTTATTACTTGCTCTGACTCGCGGATTGACCCGAACTTAATCACGCAAGCCGAGCCTGGGGAAATGTTTATCATTCGCAACGCGGGTAACATCATTCCGCCCTACGGTGCAACAAATGGTGGAGAATGTGCGGCGGTTGAGTATGCGATTCATGCTTTGGGTATCAAAGAAGTCATCGTGTGCGGTCACTCGCACTGTGGCGCGATGAAAGGATTGCTCAAGCTAGATAAGTTAGAAGAAGAAATGCCATCCGTTTATCAATGGCTCAAACACGCCGAAGCAACTCGCCGGATGATGAAAGAAAATTATCAAGACTACGAAGGCGAAAAACTGCTGCAAGCAACCGTCGAAGAAAATATTCTGACTCAACTCGAAAATTTACGTACTTACCCTGTAATTCATTCCCGATTGCACTCTGGTCAAATTCACCTACACGGCTGGGTATATCATATCGAAACTGGAGAGGTTCTCGAATACGATCCTGTACGACGTCAATTTGTCGCGCCTGAAACTCGATTACCTAGAGCCGCATGGTTAACTCCTGAGCAACAGCAGCGTATTTACCAAGGCTCAGGAGCATCGGCTAAAGGAAATGGAAAGGGATAG
- a CDS encoding glycosyltransferase family 9 protein — translation MRVVALVPGGIGEQILFFPTLDDLKQNYPNAQIDVVVEPRAKEAYRICKAVNNVLAFDYKDRNSAADWVNLVGILRDREYDVAISVEQRWFVGLLLWLTGIPIRIGYKGAGDMFLTNAVPLKSQQYDAAMYHDLLQGLGINSPCPELTVNVPAADIDWAEAEKKRLGIQSSGYVLLSDSFEQSTPNKSYPMESWRQIIQDFRQKQPELPLVALQSSDDMRWTQLAQANPDLKLTSPPDVGKLAAMIAGADLLLCIEGVPLQLAVAVQTYAIALFGLTDPAKLLPKSDRYIPIKSPSGQVADIAPQTVLERIWRG, via the coding sequence ATGCGAGTAGTAGCCCTAGTCCCTGGCGGCATCGGCGAGCAAATTCTATTTTTTCCCACCCTTGATGACTTAAAGCAAAATTATCCTAATGCTCAAATTGATGTCGTGGTAGAACCACGCGCCAAAGAAGCATACCGCATCTGCAAAGCAGTCAATAATGTTCTAGCATTTGATTACAAAGACCGGAACAGCGCGGCGGATTGGGTCAATTTAGTAGGTATTCTACGCGATCGCGAGTATGATGTCGCGATTTCGGTAGAGCAACGTTGGTTTGTCGGTTTATTGCTGTGGTTAACCGGAATTCCCATTCGTATCGGCTACAAAGGTGCAGGTGATATGTTCCTCACGAATGCTGTACCTCTGAAATCACAGCAATACGATGCAGCAATGTACCACGATTTGCTGCAAGGGTTGGGAATTAATTCTCCTTGTCCAGAGTTGACGGTTAATGTGCCAGCCGCAGATATTGACTGGGCGGAAGCTGAAAAGAAACGATTGGGAATTCAAAGCAGTGGCTATGTTTTACTGTCGGATAGTTTTGAGCAATCTACGCCGAATAAAAGCTACCCAATGGAAAGTTGGCGGCAAATTATCCAAGACTTTCGCCAGAAACAGCCTGAATTGCCTTTAGTCGCACTTCAATCATCAGATGATATGCGATGGACACAGCTAGCACAAGCAAATCCTGATCTTAAACTCACATCGCCTCCTGATGTAGGTAAGTTAGCCGCAATGATTGCGGGCGCAGATTTGTTATTGTGTATCGAGGGCGTGCCACTACAGCTAGCCGTCGCGGTACAAACGTATGCGATCGCCCTATTCGGACTGACAGATCCCGCAAAATTATTACCAAAAAGCGATCGCTATATCCCGATTAAATCTCCTAGCGGACAAGTTGCGGATATCGCACCCCAAACTGTTTTAGAACGAATTTGGCGGGGCTAA
- a CDS encoding CRR6 family NdhI maturation factor, whose translation MTLAIALNFEQINTLDLSPAQTVIENLLQAGTIATHEQQLRFEIDYPREPDDPRELSEIPEIRLWFIRLDAQYPWLPFLLDWTGELARYTAMLIPHQFSTKEGIQYNPEALEIFLMHKIFILHDWMQQQGIPSRSRLKSIGQMFGYDLEDTFFEMF comes from the coding sequence ATGACGTTGGCGATCGCGCTCAATTTCGAGCAAATCAATACCTTAGATTTATCTCCGGCGCAAACGGTGATCGAAAACCTACTGCAAGCAGGAACAATTGCTACCCACGAGCAACAGTTGCGCTTTGAGATTGACTATCCGCGCGAACCTGACGATCCGCGCGAACTTTCTGAGATTCCAGAAATTCGGCTGTGGTTTATTCGTCTAGACGCACAGTATCCTTGGTTGCCATTTTTACTCGATTGGACAGGGGAACTTGCCCGCTATACGGCAATGCTTATACCGCATCAATTTAGCACTAAAGAAGGCATTCAGTATAATCCTGAAGCCTTGGAAATTTTCTTGATGCACAAAATTTTTATTTTGCATGATTGGATGCAGCAGCAAGGTATCCCCAGTCGATCACGCCTCAAGTCTATAGGACAAATGTTTGGCTATGACTTAGAGGATACGTTCTTTGAAATGTTTTGA
- a CDS encoding GspE/PulE family protein, with protein sequence MQSATPSAWQRLKNQEISCAEALKLLVDDRGSVNTELLDRDVNSRFLRHFPDKSTVPPVIPLLLWRGCYYLGSPVDIDSQAIAFLAERTGSSIKIIPISDNSYRTWYHTQNHNTNRITATPFVNPLTGEQEAENITETTQIYLSRSADQIERIKTLLSGALRNRASDIHLEPTTEGLRVRYRIDGVLRDITMLPQELSRRVIVAIKVMSKMDISESRRPQDGRIEEKYTIDEHAEMGMDMRVSTLPCVNGEKAVIRLLPRENPFSQLENLGFTQQTLKVYKSWLKQPQGMIILTGPTGSGKTSTLYTSLQAVATENVNVVTVEDPVEYILPRITQTQVNEAAGMTFAAGLRAILRQDPDIIMVGEIRDHETAETAVRAALTGHLVFTTLHTNDAVGAIPRLRDIGPDPGLLSDALLGIVAQRLVRRVCPHCSEPYTPTEADLGVLGIDSQHAHTGQWRKGRGCGICFNSGFLGREAVVELLDVDDTVREIIYEGTVTQLHRYLREIHFASFRTAAVEKVMNGLTTVEEVLRVLPRTALYNKLVDKERTPKLKSMNV encoded by the coding sequence ATGCAATCGGCAACTCCCTCGGCTTGGCAAAGACTCAAAAATCAAGAAATTAGCTGTGCTGAAGCACTCAAGCTACTAGTAGATGATCGCGGAAGTGTTAACACAGAATTACTTGATCGCGATGTGAATTCGCGATTTTTACGTCACTTTCCTGACAAAAGCACCGTTCCTCCGGTGATTCCGTTGTTATTGTGGCGCGGTTGTTACTATTTAGGGAGTCCAGTCGATATTGATTCGCAAGCGATCGCTTTCTTAGCTGAACGCACTGGTAGCAGCATCAAAATAATTCCTATATCCGATAACAGTTACCGTACTTGGTATCACACTCAAAATCACAACACCAACCGCATCACAGCGACACCGTTTGTCAATCCACTCACAGGCGAACAAGAAGCCGAAAATATTACTGAAACAACACAAATATATTTGTCGCGATCGGCTGACCAAATTGAACGCATCAAAACGTTGCTTTCTGGGGCGTTACGCAATCGCGCAAGCGATATCCACCTCGAACCTACAACCGAAGGTTTGCGCGTGCGCTACCGCATTGACGGAGTGCTACGCGATATCACAATGCTACCCCAAGAGTTAAGCCGTCGCGTGATTGTGGCGATTAAAGTGATGTCCAAAATGGACATTTCTGAAAGTCGCCGCCCGCAAGATGGACGTATTGAAGAAAAATACACGATTGACGAACACGCAGAAATGGGCATGGATATGCGTGTCAGTACGCTTCCTTGCGTCAACGGCGAAAAGGCAGTCATTCGCTTACTACCGCGTGAAAATCCGTTTTCACAACTCGAAAATTTGGGATTTACGCAACAAACACTAAAGGTGTACAAATCTTGGCTGAAACAACCGCAGGGGATGATTATCCTTACAGGTCCTACGGGTTCCGGTAAAACAAGTACTCTTTATACAAGTTTGCAAGCTGTAGCCACCGAAAATGTCAACGTCGTAACGGTCGAAGATCCTGTCGAGTACATCTTGCCACGAATTACGCAAACACAAGTTAACGAAGCCGCAGGGATGACGTTTGCCGCAGGTTTACGCGCTATCTTACGTCAAGACCCTGATATTATCATGGTGGGAGAAATTCGCGACCACGAGACCGCAGAAACGGCGGTACGCGCCGCACTGACAGGACACTTGGTATTTACGACACTGCACACCAACGATGCAGTAGGTGCGATTCCGCGATTGCGCGATATTGGTCCTGATCCTGGATTACTCAGCGATGCGTTACTAGGAATTGTGGCACAGCGACTTGTTCGCCGCGTGTGTCCGCATTGTAGCGAACCTTACACCCCGACAGAAGCCGATTTAGGCGTACTCGGAATTGACTCGCAACACGCGCATACTGGACAATGGCGTAAGGGTAGAGGGTGTGGGATATGTTTCAATTCTGGTTTTTTAGGACGCGAAGCCGTTGTTGAGTTATTAGATGTCGATGATACTGTGCGGGAAATTATTTATGAAGGTACCGTGACGCAACTACATCGTTACTTACGCGAAATTCATTTTGCTTCGTTCCGCACTGCGGCGGTCGAAAAAGTGATGAATGGTTTAACAACAGTGGAGGAAGTTCTCCGCGTCTTACCGCGTACAGCCTTATACAACAAGTTGGTAGATAAAGAACGAACGCCTAAACTAAAGTCGATGAATGTATGA
- a CDS encoding Fur family transcriptional regulator: protein MQKEAAATKPIRSLEDAVAQCQALGMRLSRQRRFILELLWQAQEHLSAREIYDRLNQQGKEIGHTSVYQNLEALSSQGIIECVERSDGRLYGNISDSHSHVNCLDTNQILDVEVELPEDLLEEVERRTGVKITDYSINFYGYRQTQV, encoded by the coding sequence ATGCAAAAAGAAGCGGCAGCTACCAAACCAATTCGTTCACTTGAAGATGCTGTTGCTCAGTGTCAAGCACTGGGTATGCGCTTGAGTCGCCAGCGTCGCTTCATCTTGGAGCTACTTTGGCAAGCGCAAGAACATCTATCCGCAAGAGAAATTTATGATCGCCTCAATCAGCAAGGAAAAGAGATCGGACACACCTCAGTATATCAAAACCTAGAAGCACTTTCGAGTCAAGGTATCATTGAGTGCGTTGAACGCTCAGACGGACGCCTCTACGGAAACATCAGCGATTCGCACAGCCATGTGAACTGCTTAGATACTAACCAGATTTTGGATGTAGAAGTAGAACTTCCAGAAGATTTGCTAGAGGAAGTCGAAAGAAGAACCGGAGTCAAAATCACAGATTATAGTATTAACTTTTACGGATATCGACAGACACAAGTGTAA
- a CDS encoding DUF3685 domain-containing protein, producing the protein MSDRTIKLLLVEPDPIFRMGFSRLIVESYADIQIVAEAEAGSSARKILADLARETATAFSSGLPSDTAVNLVVLELQLGLELCQQLKSHYPDLPILILSSVQEPALLASAKAIGVEGYCPKGTSIVEVVAAIRQVAAGRTHWIEAEALQSPLGAPSILALVRNHLRWTGLQQIDTTLAAVTARLQVPGLSLLDRAFLAGQRRELLASRWLVTHLLPIPEGKTYTKIANNSSIAGNIAASFETDASEGVSALSPQTSTPSMSIVRLESGNLSRRVEANEIIDLTSAKLEQSSLQNLTTITLETDIFREGKKRELLKTILQKVVDVLEDLRFAQVQPEQLVEMQRLILRDLWQGATVDFFGRYAMLQVGDRNLEIVNLFLQDVEIVQVEILNKIPLVSDLFSFLLFQTPLVIDNFPYKADTPEAKARAEIILHNLLIHVANAVAQPLLNRLADVEIIKQNFYDSRLISTREIERFRNNLSWRYRWNKYFIEPKAIFESRYDLLIFISRGIAKTSIYAPRGQELQQLSGIPQLVTLALELRDAIAPRFRAVIAFLGNGVVYVLTQVIGRAIGLVGRGILQGIGGSISEGRKKKF; encoded by the coding sequence ATGAGCGATCGCACAATCAAGTTATTATTAGTCGAGCCTGACCCGATTTTTCGGATGGGATTTTCGCGGCTCATCGTTGAATCTTACGCTGATATCCAAATCGTTGCCGAAGCTGAAGCGGGTTCTTCGGCAAGAAAAATCTTAGCAGACCTGGCGAGAGAAACTGCTACGGCGTTCTCTAGTGGTTTACCTTCAGATACCGCAGTCAATTTAGTTGTATTAGAGCTACAGCTAGGGCTAGAACTTTGCCAGCAGCTAAAATCGCATTATCCTGACTTGCCGATATTAATTCTCAGTTCAGTGCAGGAACCAGCTTTGTTAGCTTCAGCTAAGGCTATAGGGGTGGAAGGTTACTGTCCTAAAGGAACTTCGATTGTTGAGGTAGTTGCAGCTATTCGCCAAGTCGCCGCAGGAAGGACTCATTGGATAGAAGCCGAAGCGCTACAAAGTCCTTTAGGGGCACCAAGTATTCTTGCCTTAGTGCGAAATCACCTGCGATGGACAGGATTACAGCAAATTGATACAACATTAGCTGCGGTCACAGCACGATTACAAGTTCCTGGTTTATCATTACTTGATCGCGCCTTTTTAGCCGGACAACGTCGAGAACTCCTCGCCTCGCGCTGGCTCGTGACGCATTTATTACCTATCCCAGAAGGGAAAACTTACACTAAAATTGCGAATAATTCCTCAATAGCAGGAAATATCGCTGCATCATTCGAGACAGACGCTAGTGAAGGTGTCTCTGCATTATCGCCGCAGACAAGCACGCCTTCAATGTCAATTGTGCGATTAGAAAGTGGTAACTTAAGCCGCCGAGTTGAAGCAAACGAGATAATAGATCTCACATCAGCAAAGCTAGAACAAAGTAGTTTGCAGAACTTGACAACGATAACGCTCGAAACCGATATTTTTCGGGAAGGAAAGAAGCGCGAGTTACTCAAAACCATCTTACAAAAAGTTGTAGACGTTTTAGAAGATTTACGTTTTGCGCAAGTACAGCCGGAGCAGTTAGTTGAAATGCAGCGCTTGATTCTCCGCGATTTGTGGCAAGGTGCAACCGTAGACTTTTTTGGTAGATATGCGATGTTACAAGTAGGCGATCGCAACTTAGAAATTGTAAACCTTTTTCTACAAGATGTCGAAATTGTTCAAGTTGAAATTCTCAATAAAATTCCCTTAGTCAGTGACTTGTTTTCGTTTTTATTATTTCAAACCCCACTAGTCATTGATAATTTCCCATATAAAGCAGATACGCCAGAAGCAAAAGCACGCGCTGAAATAATTTTACACAATCTCTTGATTCATGTAGCGAATGCTGTAGCACAACCTTTGTTAAATAGGCTGGCTGATGTAGAAATTATTAAGCAAAACTTTTATGACAGTCGATTAATTTCTACGCGGGAAATTGAAAGGTTTAGAAATAATTTATCTTGGAGATATCGCTGGAATAAGTATTTTATTGAACCCAAGGCAATATTTGAAAGTCGCTACGATTTATTGATTTTTATCAGTAGAGGTATTGCTAAAACATCAATTTATGCACCACGCGGTCAGGAATTACAGCAACTTTCTGGGATTCCGCAATTAGTGACTTTAGCACTCGAATTACGCGATGCGATCGCGCCTCGGTTCCGTGCTGTCATCGCGTTTTTAGGAAATGGCGTTGTTTATGTCTTGACACAAGTTATTGGGCGTGCTATTGGCTTGGTCGGTCGCGGTATTCTCCAAGGAATTGGTGGTTCAATATCGGAAGGAAGAAAGAAGAAATTTTAA